In Xenopus tropicalis strain Nigerian chromosome 5, UCB_Xtro_10.0, whole genome shotgun sequence, one genomic interval encodes:
- the casp8ap2 gene encoding CASP8-associated protein 2 isoform X1 produces MTDKNATEEDLNMVYFQDVYDSPAKSDTSSVDIYDGLDISSIPEPPVLSTPTKDCLDLYEEILTEEVTAKEASFNDLHAEYEKCQKQMKELVNRLKEMQTQNTTLQNENQCLKKNISAVIKTARVEINRKEDEINRLNQRLFSSVNPRVNKHIPVPLSEPNKTSCHLESRSNRTQPKNMDSCGKSELQKHTVHPKRNDSTQSNYQPTEKDLNAGGKNSSGSSKPSCAKLFKISETDLEIQPKNMDSCGKSELQKHTVHPKRNDSTHLSYQTTEKELNAGGKNSSGSSKPSCAKLFKISETDLEKKCTEGYLNQDAAKGRKERNVECQSKDSERKQRKEECKSSSSSSASEKKIVELKENGPTSNSVTMDSGLENQATKFDLLNERNRKSLSSASHDKACSMRDRAQSKEDPRTKEKLRKPYESYSRRDSKDYDKGKGSEHRSRPTEKEDPPRRSQRASHLKDEGSYKVKTELNDHRRSSDTSRREKHSSDYNKDSKSGYRDSKLISGSKNEHKMSSKKEDQHLLNRKSVKSSRDKKDESKGSKEKEGSHRDRKEYKEFTDEGKLKELSSDKQSSEVKSLCKTDNQCKPLNTEKQVVDPNEKETSTVRDLKLSYMETLNLTLSPAKKSLSDSNTNKLPLELCDVKCGISEMNNPEPMPQVCESLQSINEVKSESSRKSNAGPIIVTNDPPIKQVTKSNINMENKTCQAKQVVDEMICTQQNQPIEETNSAPSNAVLSVANPEKADENNELHILHSDDMETSVVDVSQVIDLDSYIELDKCSGSESPFSDNVDEDSVAQTGFCQENLSPSKQLNKESEHNTNFLKNVTEPAKGICESSNSDLVEISTKEIESKQCFHDDDDSVMNIDLHFIRRVPKIISPLKSPMKPIEKLHRNDYTAKASVVRMLNKEFYYANGSTSAHLSKELNKENFQPALKNDPSSGKCSPIIISSDDMEEGEILSDVEEVTCVQAPHTTPSPKQSSVVQMNINEDSANFQREDTSLRKPNGMISPRKQSATKSKGKCKSDLKIHLLKQPNKKERKINPDNCLEEIMKTDQPSSVQDVLQMLRAIRKHIRKKYMKFKMQFTVRQYHKVIEVGTSYFITLVKKVNWTALCSLPSSLQKKLCKYIDNKMKKLKKNGIVDRIFEQHLLDMKKKLWNFVDDQLDSLFETLKIMLTKLCDKAELESINDKNRIQNNISSSVRIRGSKIKKSRQEKHKSAPISDPNLKKDPLESQCKAQVSNIKDQNNKTGRNSVSKKDSPSREPVKRPVDVESVPKSKILIEKNIKPALAGSCESQKLKPDNSGLSFNLVSDDHMGDIFKNLLNDLEALEQTKTSGEQPWVLKTPEKTNISSQKMSLNNENTPLKTSLQLPSSVSWPPHSPVQSSSFSTLEMVVNPDALDESCMLEIPFTSSSGKSLDEKPKSYSSILMEDLAVSLTVPSPLKSDSHLSFLRLGAAPEYVSEEVISAHYSDSALLEEEDVAEQDIHLTLDSDNSNSSLENTSDTSSFQCLPSEPMQAVIMEKSNDHFIVKIRRAASTSSPNSEYPVTENFSHLPPQSTNADVKDLADHLKNVNFEEHEPHGENSPHKIENNKAVDLKLLPQKDEHEITVSLFKPPKPLSPSKDSNFVSTSYSNMDQLFHSVKGKKDCEKSNLSSEQVSKGSISCKEESFESIAQVNWNDKDQDRKRKKGLKEEPLAKRRQVQCLNPETKEKNAKEHGKEKSDTLSKEKSQKKHKRSVSDGTLQLSSSPKDSSNCISAKNVIKKKGEVVVTWSRDEDRLILLNCQQLGADQKTFISLSSKMNKHPHEIEERFRQLMKLFKKCRYSAT; encoded by the exons ATGACAGACAAAAATGCTACAGAAGAAGACCTTAATATGGTGTATTTTCAAGATGTATATG ATTCTCCTGCTAAAAGTGATACCAGTTCTGTTGATATATATGATGGACTGGATATTTCAAGTATACCAG agcctcctgtactCTCCACTCCAACAAAGGATTGTTTGGATCTGTATGAGGAAATCCTGACAGAAGAAGTAACAGCTAAAGAAGCCTCATTCAATGAC TTGCATGCTGAATATGAGAAGTGTCAGAAACAAATGAAAGAACTTGTTAACAGACTCAAAGAAATGCAGACTCAG AACACAACCTTGCAAAATGAGAATCAGTGTCTGAAAAAGAATATTTCTGCGGTCATCAAGACTGCGAGAGTAGAAATTAATCGCAAAGAGGATGAGATCAACAGACTCAATCAGAG GTTGTTTTCTTCTGTGAACCCTCGTGTCAATAAACACATTCCTGTGCCTTTATCAGAACCTAACAAAACCAGCTGCCACTTGGAAAGCAGATCGAATAGAACACAACCAAAAAATATGGACAGCTGTGGAAAATCTGAATTGCAAAAGCATACAGTCCACCCTAAAAGAAATGATTCAACTCAATCGAATTATCAGCCTACAGAAAAGGACTTAAATGCTGGGGGCAAGAATTCTTCAGGCAGTTCAAAACCCTCATGTGCTAAGCTTTTTAAAATTTCAGAGACCGATTTAGAAATACAACCAAAAAATATGGATAGCTGTGGAAAATCTGAATTGCAAAAGCATACAGTCCACCCTAAAAGAAATGATTCAACTCACTTGAGTTATCAGACTACAGAAAAGGAGTTAAATGCTGGGGGCAAGAACTCTTCAGGCAGTTCAAAACCCTCATGTGCTAAGCTTTTTAAAATTTCCGAGAccgatttagaaaaaaaatgtacagaagGATATTTAAACCAAGATGCAGCaaaaggaagaaaggaaagaaatgttGAATGTCAGTCTAAAGACAGTGAGCGAAAGCAGAGGAAGGAGGAGTGTAAAAGTAGTAGCAGCAGTTCAGCAAGTGAAAAGAAAATTGTTGAACTAAAAGAAAATGGACCTACTTCAAACAGTGTAACAATGGACAGTGGGCTAGAAAACCAGGCTACAAAGTTTGATTTACTTAATGAAAGAAATAGAAAATCACTTTCCTCAGCTTCTCATGATAAAGCATGCTCTATGAGAGACAGGGCACAGTCAAAGGAAGATCCTCGTACAAAGGAGAAACTTCGAAAGCCTTATGAATCTTACAGCCGAAGGGACTCTAAAGATTATGACAAAGGTAAAGGCTCAGAACATAGGAGCAGGCCAACTGAAAAAGAAGATCCACCAAGGCGATCACAGAGAGCTTCTCACCTAAAGGATGAGGGTTCTTATAAAGTAAAGACTGAATTAAATGATCACAGAAGGAGCAGTGATACAAGCAGAAGAGAGAAGCATTCTTCTGACTATAATAAAGATTCAAAATCTGGGTACAGAGATTCCAAATTAATTAGCGGCAGTAAAAATGAACATAAGATGTCATCAAAGAAAGAAGACCAGCACTTACTGAACCGCAAAAGTGTGAAATCGAGTAGGGATAAAAAAGATGAAAGCAAAGGGAGCAAAGAAAAAGAGGGAAGTCATCGTGACCGAAAAGAATATAAAGAATTTACAGATGAGGGAAAACTGAAAGAGTTATCTTCAGATAAGCAAAGTAGTGAAGTAAAAAGTCTCTGTAAAACAGATAATCAGTGCAAACCTTTGAATACTGAAAAACAGGTGGTAGATCCAAATGAAAAGGAAACCAGCACGGTAAGGGATCTTAAGCTGTCATATATGGAAACTCTTAATCTCACCCTCTCTCCTGCTAAGAAGTCACTCTCTGATTCTAATACAAACAAACTGCCCTTAGAACTGTGTGATGTGAAATGTGGCATCAGTGAAATGAACAATCCTGAGCCAATGCCACAAGTGTGTGAGTCTTTACAGAGTATAAATGAAGTGAAATCTGAGTCATCTCGGAAAAGCAATGCTGGACCAATTATTGTAACAAATGATCCACCAATAAAACAAGTGACAAAGTCTAacataaatatggaaaataagacATGCCAAGCTAAGCAAGTTGTGGATGAAATGATATGTACTCAGCAAAACCAACCAATTGAAGAAACTAATTCAGCACCCTCCAATGCAGTGCTTTCAGTGGCTAATCCAGAAAAGGCTGATGAAAATAATGAGCTGCATATACTTCATTCTGATGATATGGAAACAAGTGTTGTTGACGTCTCACAGGTTATAGACCTGGATTCCTACATAGAGCTTGACAAATGCAGTGGCAGTGAGAGTCCTTTTTCAGATAATGTAGATGAAGATAGTGTTGCACAAACAGGATTTTGCCAGGAGAACTTGAGTCCATCAAAACAGTTGAATAAAGAGTCTGAACATAATACCaactttttgaaaaatgtaactgAACCAGCAAAAGGTATATGTGAATCATCAAATTCTGATCTTGTAGAAATAAGCACTAAAGAAATTGAGTCTAAGCAGTGTTTCCATGATGATGACGACTCTGTAATGAATATTGACTTACATTTTATAAGACGTGTTCCAAAAATCATCAGCCCGCTTAAAAGTCCAATGAAGCCAATAGAGAAACTGCATAGAAATGATTATACAGCCAAGGCTTCTGTAGTGAGAATGTTAAATAAAG AGTTCTACTATGCTAATGGAAGCACCAGTGCTCATTTGTCAAAAGAGCTAAATAAGGAAAATTTTCAGCCAGCTCTAAAGAATGACCCAAGTTCTGGAAAGTGTTCACCCATTATTATTTCTTCAGATGACATGGAAGAAGGCGAGATTTTAAGTGATGTGGAGGAAGTTACATGTGTGCAAGCACCCCACACCACTCCTAGCCCAAAGCAAAGTTCTGTAGTCCAAATGAATATTAATGAAGATTCAGCAAATTTCCAAAGAGAAGACACATCATTGAGAAAACCAAATGGAATGATATCCCCGCGAAAACAAAGTGCAACTAAGTCGAAGGGAAAATGTAAATctgatttaaaaatacatttacttaaACAGCctaataagaaagaaagaaagataaatcCTGACAACTGTCTTGAAGAAATTATGAAAACCGACCAGCCATCTTCTGTACAAGATGTTTTACAGATGCTACGTGCAATTCGAAAgcatattagaaaaaaatacatgaagTTTAAAATGCAATTTACAGTGCGCCAGTACCATAAGGTAATAGAAGTTGGAACATCTTACTTTATAACACTGGTAAAAAAAGTTAATTGGACTGCACTGTGTTCGTTGCCAAGCAGTTTGcaaaaaaaactatgtaaatacatagataataaaatgaaaaagctGAAAAAGAATGGGATTGTGGATCGTATTTTTGAACAACATCTATTAGATATGAAAAAAAAGCTCTGGAATTTTGTGGATGACCAGTTGGATTCCTTGTTCGAAACACTCAAAATAATGCTAACCAAATTGTGTGACAAAGCCGAGTTAGAAAGTATTAATGATAAAAACAGGATTCAGAATAATATTTCATCATCTGTTCGTATCAGAGGTTCAAAAATTAAGAAAAGTAGGCAAGAAAAGCATAAAAGTGCACCAATTTCTGATCCAAACTTAAAAAAAGATCCTTTAGAAAGCCAATGCAAAGCACAAGTTTCCAACATTAAAGACCAGAATAATAAAACAGGTAGGAATAGTGTAAGTAAAAAAGACAGTCCCTCCAGAGAACCAGTAAAAAGACCTGTTGACGTTGAATCCGTCCCAAAAAGTAAAATTttgattgaaaaaaatataaaaccagcaTTAGCAGGGTCTTGTGAAAGCCAGAAACTCAAGCCTGACAATTCAGGCTTATCTTTTAATTTGGTAAGTGATGACCATATGGGTGACATCtttaaaaatttgctaaatgattTAGAAGCTTTGGAGCAAACGAAGACTTCAGGAGAACAACCATGGGTGCTTAAAACACCAGAAAAAACGAATATTTCTAGCCAGAAAATGTCCTTGAATAATGAAAATACACCATTAAAAACTTCTTTGCAACTGCCTTCTTCTGTGTCCTGGCCTCCACATTCTCCTGTGCAATCCAGTTCATTTTCAACGCTTGAGATGGTTGTTAACCCAGATGCCTTAGATGAGAGCTGCATGCTAGAGATTCCTTTTACTTCCTCCTCTGGCAAGAGCCTTGATGAAAAACCAAAATCCTATTCATCTATACTAATGGAGGATCTTGCAGTATCATTAACTGTGCCATCTCCATTGAAATCTGATTCTCATTTAAGCTTCCTCAGACTGGGGGCTGCACCTGAATATGTTTCAGAAGAAGTTATTAGTGCACATTATAGTGATAGTGCTCTGCTAGAAGAAGAAGATGTTGCAGAACAAGATATACATTTAACACTGGATTCTGATAACTCAAATAGTTCTTTGGAAAATACAAGTGACACATCCAGTTTCCAGtgccttccaagtgaacccatgCAAGCTGTTATCATGGAGAAGTCAAATGATCACTTCATTGTAAAGATAAGAAGGGCAGCCTCAACTTCATCTCCTAATTCTGAATACCCTGTAACTGAAAATTTTTCACACCTCCCACCACAATCAACAAATGCAGATGTTAAAGACCTTGCTGAtcacttaaaaaatgtaaattttgaaGAGCATGAACCTCATGGGGAGAATAGTCCTCAtaaaattgaaaataataaagcagtagactTAAAACTGTTGCCGCAAAAAGATGAGCATGAAATAACTGTGTCGTTGTTTAAACCCCCCAAACCCCTTAGTCCAAGTAAAGACTCTAATTTTGTGTCAACATCTTATTCAAACATGGATCAACTTTTTCATTCAGTAAAAGGCAAAAAGGATTGTGAAAAAAGCAATTTATCCTCTGAGCAGGTAAGCAAAGGCTCTATAAGCTGTAAGGAGGAGTCTTTTGAAAGCATTGCACAAGTCAACTGGAATGATAAAGATCAGGACAGGAAACGAAAAAAGGGATTAAAAGAGGAACCACTGGCAAAAAGGAGACAAGTGCAATGTCTCAACCCtgaaactaaagaaaaaaatgcaaaggaaCATGGGAAAGAAAAAAGCGATACTTTGTCAAAGGAAAAGTctcaaaaaaagcacaaaaggtCTGTCAGCGATGGCACTCTTCAGTTAAGCTCATCACCAAAGGACTCTTCAAATTGCATATCTGCAaagaatgtaataaaaaagaaagGAGAAGTTGTTGTGACTTGGTCCAG GGATGAAGATCGGTTAATTCTCCTTAACTGTCAGCAGCTTGGAGCAGATCAGAAAACATTTATTTCCTTATCTTCAAAAATGAATAAACACCCTCATGAG attGAGGAAAGGTTCCGGCAGTTGATGAAACTATTCAAGAAATGCAGATACTCTGCCACATGA
- the casp8ap2 gene encoding CASP8-associated protein 2 isoform X2, which produces MTDKNATEEDLNMVYFQDVYDSPAKSDTSSVDIYDGLDISSIPAEPPVLSTPTKDCLDLYEEILTEEVTAKEASFNDLHAEYEKCQKQMKELVNRLKEMQTQNTTLQNENQCLKKNISAVIKTARVEINRKEDEINRLNQRLFSSVNPRVNKHIPVPLSEPNKTSCHLESRSNRTQPKNMDSCGKSELQKHTVHPKRNDSTQSNYQPTEKDLNAGGKNSSGSSKPSCAKLFKISETDLEIQPKNMDSCGKSELQKHTVHPKRNDSTHLSYQTTEKELNAGGKNSSGSSKPSCAKLFKISETDLEKKCTEGYLNQDAAKGRKERNVECQSKDSERKQRKEECKSSSSSSASEKKIVELKENGPTSNSVTMDSGLENQATKFDLLNERNRKSLSSASHDKACSMRDRAQSKEDPRTKEKLRKPYESYSRRDSKDYDKGKGSEHRSRPTEKEDPPRRSQRASHLKDEGSYKVKTELNDHRRSSDTSRREKHSSDYNKDSKSGYRDSKLISGSKNEHKMSSKKEDQHLLNRKSVKSSRDKKDESKGSKEKEGSHRDRKEYKEFTDEGKLKELSSDKQSSEVKSLCKTDNQCKPLNTEKQVVDPNEKETSTVRDLKLSYMETLNLTLSPAKKSLSDSNTNKLPLELCDVKCGISEMNNPEPMPQVCESLQSINEVKSESSRKSNAGPIIVTNDPPIKQVTKSNINMENKTCQAKQVVDEMICTQQNQPIEETNSAPSNAVLSVANPEKADENNELHILHSDDMETSVVDVSQVIDLDSYIELDKCSGSESPFSDNVDEDSVAQTGFCQENLSPSKQLNKESEHNTNFLKNVTEPAKEFYYANGSTSAHLSKELNKENFQPALKNDPSSGKCSPIIISSDDMEEGEILSDVEEVTCVQAPHTTPSPKQSSVVQMNINEDSANFQREDTSLRKPNGMISPRKQSATKSKGKCKSDLKIHLLKQPNKKERKINPDNCLEEIMKTDQPSSVQDVLQMLRAIRKHIRKKYMKFKMQFTVRQYHKVIEVGTSYFITLVKKVNWTALCSLPSSLQKKLCKYIDNKMKKLKKNGIVDRIFEQHLLDMKKKLWNFVDDQLDSLFETLKIMLTKLCDKAELESINDKNRIQNNISSSVRIRGSKIKKSRQEKHKSAPISDPNLKKDPLESQCKAQVSNIKDQNNKTGRNSVSKKDSPSREPVKRPVDVESVPKSKILIEKNIKPALAGSCESQKLKPDNSGLSFNLVSDDHMGDIFKNLLNDLEALEQTKTSGEQPWVLKTPEKTNISSQKMSLNNENTPLKTSLQLPSSVSWPPHSPVQSSSFSTLEMVVNPDALDESCMLEIPFTSSSGKSLDEKPKSYSSILMEDLAVSLTVPSPLKSDSHLSFLRLGAAPEYVSEEVISAHYSDSALLEEEDVAEQDIHLTLDSDNSNSSLENTSDTSSFQCLPSEPMQAVIMEKSNDHFIVKIRRAASTSSPNSEYPVTENFSHLPPQSTNADVKDLADHLKNVNFEEHEPHGENSPHKIENNKAVDLKLLPQKDEHEITVSLFKPPKPLSPSKDSNFVSTSYSNMDQLFHSVKGKKDCEKSNLSSEQVSKGSISCKEESFESIAQVNWNDKDQDRKRKKGLKEEPLAKRRQVQCLNPETKEKNAKEHGKEKSDTLSKEKSQKKHKRSVSDGTLQLSSSPKDSSNCISAKNVIKKKGEVVVTWSRDEDRLILLNCQQLGADQKTFISLSSKMNKHPHEIEERFRQLMKLFKKCRYSAT; this is translated from the exons ATGACAGACAAAAATGCTACAGAAGAAGACCTTAATATGGTGTATTTTCAAGATGTATATG ATTCTCCTGCTAAAAGTGATACCAGTTCTGTTGATATATATGATGGACTGGATATTTCAAGTATACCAG cagagcctcctgtactCTCCACTCCAACAAAGGATTGTTTGGATCTGTATGAGGAAATCCTGACAGAAGAAGTAACAGCTAAAGAAGCCTCATTCAATGAC TTGCATGCTGAATATGAGAAGTGTCAGAAACAAATGAAAGAACTTGTTAACAGACTCAAAGAAATGCAGACTCAG AACACAACCTTGCAAAATGAGAATCAGTGTCTGAAAAAGAATATTTCTGCGGTCATCAAGACTGCGAGAGTAGAAATTAATCGCAAAGAGGATGAGATCAACAGACTCAATCAGAG GTTGTTTTCTTCTGTGAACCCTCGTGTCAATAAACACATTCCTGTGCCTTTATCAGAACCTAACAAAACCAGCTGCCACTTGGAAAGCAGATCGAATAGAACACAACCAAAAAATATGGACAGCTGTGGAAAATCTGAATTGCAAAAGCATACAGTCCACCCTAAAAGAAATGATTCAACTCAATCGAATTATCAGCCTACAGAAAAGGACTTAAATGCTGGGGGCAAGAATTCTTCAGGCAGTTCAAAACCCTCATGTGCTAAGCTTTTTAAAATTTCAGAGACCGATTTAGAAATACAACCAAAAAATATGGATAGCTGTGGAAAATCTGAATTGCAAAAGCATACAGTCCACCCTAAAAGAAATGATTCAACTCACTTGAGTTATCAGACTACAGAAAAGGAGTTAAATGCTGGGGGCAAGAACTCTTCAGGCAGTTCAAAACCCTCATGTGCTAAGCTTTTTAAAATTTCCGAGAccgatttagaaaaaaaatgtacagaagGATATTTAAACCAAGATGCAGCaaaaggaagaaaggaaagaaatgttGAATGTCAGTCTAAAGACAGTGAGCGAAAGCAGAGGAAGGAGGAGTGTAAAAGTAGTAGCAGCAGTTCAGCAAGTGAAAAGAAAATTGTTGAACTAAAAGAAAATGGACCTACTTCAAACAGTGTAACAATGGACAGTGGGCTAGAAAACCAGGCTACAAAGTTTGATTTACTTAATGAAAGAAATAGAAAATCACTTTCCTCAGCTTCTCATGATAAAGCATGCTCTATGAGAGACAGGGCACAGTCAAAGGAAGATCCTCGTACAAAGGAGAAACTTCGAAAGCCTTATGAATCTTACAGCCGAAGGGACTCTAAAGATTATGACAAAGGTAAAGGCTCAGAACATAGGAGCAGGCCAACTGAAAAAGAAGATCCACCAAGGCGATCACAGAGAGCTTCTCACCTAAAGGATGAGGGTTCTTATAAAGTAAAGACTGAATTAAATGATCACAGAAGGAGCAGTGATACAAGCAGAAGAGAGAAGCATTCTTCTGACTATAATAAAGATTCAAAATCTGGGTACAGAGATTCCAAATTAATTAGCGGCAGTAAAAATGAACATAAGATGTCATCAAAGAAAGAAGACCAGCACTTACTGAACCGCAAAAGTGTGAAATCGAGTAGGGATAAAAAAGATGAAAGCAAAGGGAGCAAAGAAAAAGAGGGAAGTCATCGTGACCGAAAAGAATATAAAGAATTTACAGATGAGGGAAAACTGAAAGAGTTATCTTCAGATAAGCAAAGTAGTGAAGTAAAAAGTCTCTGTAAAACAGATAATCAGTGCAAACCTTTGAATACTGAAAAACAGGTGGTAGATCCAAATGAAAAGGAAACCAGCACGGTAAGGGATCTTAAGCTGTCATATATGGAAACTCTTAATCTCACCCTCTCTCCTGCTAAGAAGTCACTCTCTGATTCTAATACAAACAAACTGCCCTTAGAACTGTGTGATGTGAAATGTGGCATCAGTGAAATGAACAATCCTGAGCCAATGCCACAAGTGTGTGAGTCTTTACAGAGTATAAATGAAGTGAAATCTGAGTCATCTCGGAAAAGCAATGCTGGACCAATTATTGTAACAAATGATCCACCAATAAAACAAGTGACAAAGTCTAacataaatatggaaaataagacATGCCAAGCTAAGCAAGTTGTGGATGAAATGATATGTACTCAGCAAAACCAACCAATTGAAGAAACTAATTCAGCACCCTCCAATGCAGTGCTTTCAGTGGCTAATCCAGAAAAGGCTGATGAAAATAATGAGCTGCATATACTTCATTCTGATGATATGGAAACAAGTGTTGTTGACGTCTCACAGGTTATAGACCTGGATTCCTACATAGAGCTTGACAAATGCAGTGGCAGTGAGAGTCCTTTTTCAGATAATGTAGATGAAGATAGTGTTGCACAAACAGGATTTTGCCAGGAGAACTTGAGTCCATCAAAACAGTTGAATAAAGAGTCTGAACATAATACCaactttttgaaaaatgtaactgAACCAGCAAAAG AGTTCTACTATGCTAATGGAAGCACCAGTGCTCATTTGTCAAAAGAGCTAAATAAGGAAAATTTTCAGCCAGCTCTAAAGAATGACCCAAGTTCTGGAAAGTGTTCACCCATTATTATTTCTTCAGATGACATGGAAGAAGGCGAGATTTTAAGTGATGTGGAGGAAGTTACATGTGTGCAAGCACCCCACACCACTCCTAGCCCAAAGCAAAGTTCTGTAGTCCAAATGAATATTAATGAAGATTCAGCAAATTTCCAAAGAGAAGACACATCATTGAGAAAACCAAATGGAATGATATCCCCGCGAAAACAAAGTGCAACTAAGTCGAAGGGAAAATGTAAATctgatttaaaaatacatttacttaaACAGCctaataagaaagaaagaaagataaatcCTGACAACTGTCTTGAAGAAATTATGAAAACCGACCAGCCATCTTCTGTACAAGATGTTTTACAGATGCTACGTGCAATTCGAAAgcatattagaaaaaaatacatgaagTTTAAAATGCAATTTACAGTGCGCCAGTACCATAAGGTAATAGAAGTTGGAACATCTTACTTTATAACACTGGTAAAAAAAGTTAATTGGACTGCACTGTGTTCGTTGCCAAGCAGTTTGcaaaaaaaactatgtaaatacatagataataaaatgaaaaagctGAAAAAGAATGGGATTGTGGATCGTATTTTTGAACAACATCTATTAGATATGAAAAAAAAGCTCTGGAATTTTGTGGATGACCAGTTGGATTCCTTGTTCGAAACACTCAAAATAATGCTAACCAAATTGTGTGACAAAGCCGAGTTAGAAAGTATTAATGATAAAAACAGGATTCAGAATAATATTTCATCATCTGTTCGTATCAGAGGTTCAAAAATTAAGAAAAGTAGGCAAGAAAAGCATAAAAGTGCACCAATTTCTGATCCAAACTTAAAAAAAGATCCTTTAGAAAGCCAATGCAAAGCACAAGTTTCCAACATTAAAGACCAGAATAATAAAACAGGTAGGAATAGTGTAAGTAAAAAAGACAGTCCCTCCAGAGAACCAGTAAAAAGACCTGTTGACGTTGAATCCGTCCCAAAAAGTAAAATTttgattgaaaaaaatataaaaccagcaTTAGCAGGGTCTTGTGAAAGCCAGAAACTCAAGCCTGACAATTCAGGCTTATCTTTTAATTTGGTAAGTGATGACCATATGGGTGACATCtttaaaaatttgctaaatgattTAGAAGCTTTGGAGCAAACGAAGACTTCAGGAGAACAACCATGGGTGCTTAAAACACCAGAAAAAACGAATATTTCTAGCCAGAAAATGTCCTTGAATAATGAAAATACACCATTAAAAACTTCTTTGCAACTGCCTTCTTCTGTGTCCTGGCCTCCACATTCTCCTGTGCAATCCAGTTCATTTTCAACGCTTGAGATGGTTGTTAACCCAGATGCCTTAGATGAGAGCTGCATGCTAGAGATTCCTTTTACTTCCTCCTCTGGCAAGAGCCTTGATGAAAAACCAAAATCCTATTCATCTATACTAATGGAGGATCTTGCAGTATCATTAACTGTGCCATCTCCATTGAAATCTGATTCTCATTTAAGCTTCCTCAGACTGGGGGCTGCACCTGAATATGTTTCAGAAGAAGTTATTAGTGCACATTATAGTGATAGTGCTCTGCTAGAAGAAGAAGATGTTGCAGAACAAGATATACATTTAACACTGGATTCTGATAACTCAAATAGTTCTTTGGAAAATACAAGTGACACATCCAGTTTCCAGtgccttccaagtgaacccatgCAAGCTGTTATCATGGAGAAGTCAAATGATCACTTCATTGTAAAGATAAGAAGGGCAGCCTCAACTTCATCTCCTAATTCTGAATACCCTGTAACTGAAAATTTTTCACACCTCCCACCACAATCAACAAATGCAGATGTTAAAGACCTTGCTGAtcacttaaaaaatgtaaattttgaaGAGCATGAACCTCATGGGGAGAATAGTCCTCAtaaaattgaaaataataaagcagtagactTAAAACTGTTGCCGCAAAAAGATGAGCATGAAATAACTGTGTCGTTGTTTAAACCCCCCAAACCCCTTAGTCCAAGTAAAGACTCTAATTTTGTGTCAACATCTTATTCAAACATGGATCAACTTTTTCATTCAGTAAAAGGCAAAAAGGATTGTGAAAAAAGCAATTTATCCTCTGAGCAGGTAAGCAAAGGCTCTATAAGCTGTAAGGAGGAGTCTTTTGAAAGCATTGCACAAGTCAACTGGAATGATAAAGATCAGGACAGGAAACGAAAAAAGGGATTAAAAGAGGAACCACTGGCAAAAAGGAGACAAGTGCAATGTCTCAACCCtgaaactaaagaaaaaaatgcaaaggaaCATGGGAAAGAAAAAAGCGATACTTTGTCAAAGGAAAAGTctcaaaaaaagcacaaaaggtCTGTCAGCGATGGCACTCTTCAGTTAAGCTCATCACCAAAGGACTCTTCAAATTGCATATCTGCAaagaatgtaataaaaaagaaagGAGAAGTTGTTGTGACTTGGTCCAG GGATGAAGATCGGTTAATTCTCCTTAACTGTCAGCAGCTTGGAGCAGATCAGAAAACATTTATTTCCTTATCTTCAAAAATGAATAAACACCCTCATGAG attGAGGAAAGGTTCCGGCAGTTGATGAAACTATTCAAGAAATGCAGATACTCTGCCACATGA